A genomic window from Diorhabda sublineata isolate icDioSubl1.1 chromosome 8, icDioSubl1.1, whole genome shotgun sequence includes:
- the LOC130448084 gene encoding pickpocket protein 28-like: MEKSRKDKKRKKIKSVKGYIKEYCNHTSIHGFKYLVEERTIIERVWWVIFIFISICLCGTMIYQIIYKYINYPLIVTFSMKETQLQKLPFPAITVCPRAKISQSYLNFTEYFQRKYNQLPVSIDEEKKVNLASTICDFYPNNSTDVADDNDFYDFLLKSRVDIFYYCQYQGVEINCTQMFTPILTEEGICYSFNILDRNDIFRNITDNPLKDFHKSPKTENWNMENGYSTKAVKTYPQRALRTGAKNALYLIFKVHISNKEFECAQDESGYRVTVHSPSNLPDVADNHISVPLSNRVLAVITPRIIQTSSSVRRFQVTARDCYFESEKKLKFFHKYSQENCLLECKSNYTLIQCGCVGIHMPKEQGTPLCLLQEQYCIERAEDLFSFNNEDLEVTEGLHQQTGCNCKPACNEITYDTELSYNTAFFDIMNKSLKAELDFEHHQYSTLLMYFKKSNVETKERRELYGFSDLISNFGGLIGLFTGFSILSLIEMIYFLTLRPLGDLFGTLK; encoded by the exons atggAAAAAAGTCGTAAAGataaaaaacggaaaaaaatcAAGTCTGTTAAAGGATATATCAAAGAGTACTGTAATCACACATCCATACACGGATTCAAATATCTAGTAGAAGAAAGGACCATCATAGAAag AGTATGGTGggtaattttcatatttatttcgatTTGTTTATGCGGAACGATGATATATCAAATCATTTATAAGTATATCAATTACCCATTGATTGTGACGTTTTCCATGAAAGAAACTCAACTTCAAAAACTACCATTTCCTGCTATTACTGTTTGTCCAAGGGCAAAAATATCTCAAtcttatttaaattttacaGAATATTTCCAAAGAAAGTACAACCAATTACCGGTATCAATTGACGA agAGAAGAAAGTGAATTTGGCCTCGACCATTTGCGATTTTTATCCCAATAATTCAACAGATGTGGCCGATGATAACGATTTTTATGATTTCCTTCTTAAG agcagagttgatattttctattattgccAATATCAGGGCGTAGAAATTAATTGTACTCAGATGTTTACACCAATTTTGACAGAAGAAGGGATTTGTTATTCGTTCAATATTTTGGATAGGAATGACATTTTTCGTAACATTACTGA TAATCCTCTGAAAGATTTTCACAAATcaccaaaaacagaaaattggAATATGGAAAATGGTTATTCGACAAAAGCAGTAAAAACCTACCCGCAAAGAGCACTACGAACTGGAGCGAAAAACgctttatatttgatattcaaagtACACATATCTAATAAAGAATTTGAATGTGCTCAAGACGAATCTGGATATCGA GTAACAGTACATTCACCTTCGAATCTACCAGATGTCGCTGACAACCATATATCAGTACCTCTGTCCAATAGAGTGTTAGCTGTGATTACCCCACGTATAATACAAACTTCATCTAGTGTAAGACGTTTTCAAGTTACAGCGCGTGATTGTTACTTCGAGtctgagaaaaaattgaaatttttccataaatattctcaagaaaattgtttattagaATGTAAATCCAATTATACGTTGATTCAGTGCGGCTGCGTTGGGATTCACATGCCAA AAGAACAAGGTACACCGTTGTGTCTTTTACAAGAGCAATACTGTATAGAAAGAGCTGAAG atttattttcttttaataatgaGGATTTGGAAGTAACTGAAGGACTTCACCAACAAACTGGTTGCAATTGCAAACCTGCTTGTAATGAAATAACATACGACACCGAATTATCTTACAACACGGCTTTTTTCGACATCATGAACAAATCTCTTAAagcagaattagatttcgaacA TCATCAGTACTCAACGCTCTTGAtgtatttcaagaaaagtaaCGTCGAGACAAAGGAAAGGCGCGAATTGTATGGATTCTCAGATCTAATTTCTAACTTCGGAGGTCTCATCGGATTATTTACAGGCTTTTCTATTCTATCACTGatagaaatgatttattttctCACACTTAGACCTCTAGGAGACCTCTTCGgaactttaaaataa